Proteins encoded in a region of the Armatimonadota bacterium genome:
- the dnaA gene encoding chromosomal replication initiator protein DnaA — protein sequence MDDQLHLGEDENMLALRRAWDRAMHTLANRVNKPSFESWFKSMKPVSFDGERVTLGAPSPFACEWVSKRYGNLVREVLSQHLGKTVEVSIVYLPPEKRPVLGEPPAEEPPSAPREATVITPEPEAAPFEKPVLNPKYTFENFVVGNSNRLAQAGAMSVARAPGQSYNPLFIYGGAGLGKTHLMHAIGHYVLQAHPRLRVAYLSGETFAQQYIAALREQRIDAFRQKYRNVDVWLVDDIQFIAGKEHTKEEFFHTFNTLYQMGRQVVFASDRPPRELHAMDDRLRSRFEAGLIADIAPPEFETRVAILQKRAQIEGIQIPDQVIYHIAYAVEGNVRTLEGVLISIAARASVHGKPITLQLANEVLARHYVDEKQVHAVPSEQAVLQAVCQRFGLTTQDILGDQRSREVLMARQIAMYLLREKAQLPLQQIGQMFGKNHSTVLHAYNRVKTSLNKDKELTSIIYDLNTVLGN from the coding sequence GTGGACGACCAGCTGCATCTGGGCGAAGACGAAAACATGCTGGCGCTGCGCCGTGCTTGGGACCGCGCGATGCATACCCTGGCAAATCGCGTGAACAAACCCTCGTTCGAATCGTGGTTCAAAAGCATGAAGCCGGTCTCCTTCGACGGCGAGCGGGTCACTCTGGGAGCGCCCAGCCCCTTTGCTTGTGAGTGGGTCAGTAAGCGCTACGGTAACCTGGTGCGCGAGGTGCTCTCCCAGCATCTGGGCAAAACGGTGGAGGTCTCTATCGTTTACCTGCCTCCGGAAAAACGCCCTGTGCTTGGGGAACCCCCTGCGGAGGAGCCCCCTTCCGCCCCTCGAGAAGCCACCGTTATCACTCCGGAGCCGGAGGCAGCTCCGTTCGAAAAACCAGTGCTAAACCCCAAATACACTTTCGAAAACTTTGTGGTGGGCAACTCTAACCGGCTGGCACAGGCAGGAGCGATGTCGGTGGCGCGCGCACCGGGGCAAAGCTACAATCCGCTGTTCATCTACGGCGGAGCCGGTCTGGGTAAAACGCATCTGATGCACGCCATCGGGCACTATGTGCTTCAAGCGCATCCACGCTTGCGCGTTGCCTACCTCTCCGGTGAAACCTTCGCCCAGCAGTACATCGCCGCCCTGCGGGAGCAGCGCATCGACGCCTTCCGCCAGAAGTACCGCAATGTGGACGTGTGGCTGGTGGACGACATCCAGTTCATCGCGGGCAAGGAACATACCAAAGAGGAGTTCTTCCACACCTTCAACACCCTGTACCAGATGGGCAGACAGGTGGTGTTCGCCAGCGACCGCCCCCCGCGCGAACTGCACGCCATGGACGACCGCCTGCGCTCCCGCTTTGAGGCGGGGCTGATTGCGGACATCGCACCACCGGAGTTTGAAACCCGTGTAGCTATTTTGCAAAAACGTGCACAGATTGAGGGCATTCAGATTCCCGATCAGGTCATCTATCACATCGCCTACGCGGTAGAGGGCAACGTGCGCACGCTGGAGGGAGTGCTGATCTCCATCGCAGCGCGGGCGTCGGTGCATGGCAAGCCAATCACTCTGCAGCTTGCCAACGAAGTGCTGGCGCGCCACTACGTAGATGAAAAACAGGTGCATGCTGTCCCGTCCGAACAGGCGGTATTGCAGGCTGTCTGCCAACGATTTGGATTAACCACGCAGGATATCCTGGGCGACCAGCGCAGCCGAGAGGTGCTCATGGCGCGCCAGATAGCGATGTATCTGCTGCGCGAGAAGGCGCAGCTCCCATTGCAGCAAATCGGGCAGATGTTCGGTAAGAACCATTCCACGGTGCTCCACGCCTACAACCGGGTCAAGACCAGCCTGAACAAAGACAAGGAACTTACCAGCATCATCTACGATTTGAACACGGTACTGGGCAACTAG
- a CDS encoding hypothetical protein (possible pseudo, frameshifted), which produces MDPDNSVIYVLNSKGTTPKANPQREYIGSILRGTVQVIPVPDEQTLRRYTQRVRDLMPYKDSLLSRAPSRLPKVIPAKIGDPSPIKYVVYIIKENRTYDQVFGDIPEGNGDPNLCIFGEEVTPNHHALAREFVLLDNFYVDAEVSADGHNWSTAAYATDYVEKIWPYGYGGHGHGYDYEGTNPITYPDAGFIWDACKRAGVSYRSYAEFVSQDADGTLRANVPSLEGHFSPVFSPYNLDVPDMQRVQQFLTEFREYEKNGDLPRFIIMRLPNDHTYGTRPGKPTPRAMVAENDLALGTLVEALSNSRYWKEMAIFVLEDDAQNGPDHVDAHRSPALVISPYVKRRSVDSTLYTTCSMLRTMELILGLEPLSQYDAAATPMYRCFTDKPDFTPYKCRPARWDLNEKNPANAWGWRESLAMDLTREDRVDDLLFSEIIWRSVKGADNPMPAPMRSIFSQLAVNMK; this is translated from the coding sequence GTGGATCCCGACAATAGCGTCATCTACGTGCTCAACTCGAAGGGCACTACCCCCAAAGCGAACCCACAACGCGAGTACATCGGCAGCATCCTGCGCGGCACGGTACAGGTAATCCCTGTACCCGACGAACAGACCCTGCGCCGGTACACCCAGCGCGTGCGTGATCTAATGCCTTACAAGGACAGCCTGCTGTCTCGCGCTCCATCTAGACTGCCTAAGGTCATCCCGGCGAAGATAGGTGACCCCAGCCCTATCAAGTACGTGGTGTATATCATCAAGGAGAACCGCACCTACGACCAGGTGTTCGGCGATATCCCTGAGGGCAATGGCGACCCCAACCTGTGCATCTTTGGGGAAGAGGTCACGCCGAATCATCACGCCCTTGCGCGGGAGTTCGTGCTGCTAGATAACTTTTACGTGGACGCAGAGGTATCAGCAGATGGGCACAACTGGTCCACTGCTGCTTATGCCACCGATTACGTGGAAAAAATCTGGCCCTACGGCTATGGTGGACACGGTCACGGTTACGACTACGAGGGAACAAACCCCATTACGTACCCCGATGCGGGCTTTATCTGGGACGCTTGCAAGCGGGCGGGGGTTAGCTACCGGTCGTATGCAGAATTCGTTTCGCAAGATGCGGATGGCACACTGCGCGCTAACGTGCCCTCGCTGGAAGGGCATTTCAGCCCTGTCTTCAGCCCCTACAATCTGGACGTCCCCGACATGCAGAGAGTACAACAGTTTCTGACTGAATTTCGGGAGTACGAGAAGAATGGAGATCTACCGCGCTTTATCATCATGCGCCTGCCTAACGACCACACCTACGGCACTCGCCCGGGCAAACCTACACCACGCGCGATGGTAGCGGAGAACGACCTCGCGCTGGGTACGCTGGTGGAAGCGTTAAGCAACAGCCGGTACTGGAAGGAGATGGCAATCTTCGTGCTGGAGGACGACGCGCAAAATGGTCCCGACCACGTGGATGCGCATCGCAGTCCCGCGCTGGTGATTTCACCGTACGTGAAGCGACGCAGCGTGGACAGTACATTGTATACTACCTGTTCGATGCTGCGCACAATGGAGCTCATTCTGGGACTGGAACCGCTGAGTCAGTACGATGCCGCCGCCACACCGATGTACCGGTGTTTTACCGATAAGCCCGACTTCACGCCTTACAAATGCCGACCGGCGCGCTGGGACCTGAACGAGAAGAACCCGGCGAACGCATGGGGTTGGCGTGAATCACTGGCAATGGACCTGACTCGAGAAGACCGCGTGGACGACTTGCTCTTCAGCGAGATTATCTGGCGGTCAGTAAAGGGTGCGGACAATCCGATGCCTGCACCGATGCGGAGTATATTCAGTCAGCTAGCAGTGAACATGAAGTGA